The following coding sequences lie in one Nonomuraea muscovyensis genomic window:
- a CDS encoding transposase: MSGLVTDALTLLDHLSGQDLDESAGHAVGLLALIAGQDVEPADGSDGTDGRWRIARRTAPDRIISTVDPEARHIHKSGQQRDDGYKAHLAVEPETGLFTAITLRPGAGAAHHEAAVAPDLLAAERGPLQILADAAYAAAELRATLTDAGHRLLIKPPALKPAVVGGFTLDDFVIDTSAGTVTCPAGHTVPLAAAAGRYQQRRAAFTGLCAACPLRDRCTTAKTGRIVTIRPHHDLQSAARHQAATGSR, encoded by the coding sequence GTGAGCGGACTGGTCACCGACGCGCTCACCCTGCTGGACCACCTGAGCGGCCAGGACCTGGACGAGTCAGCCGGGCACGCGGTCGGCCTGCTGGCCCTGATCGCCGGCCAGGACGTCGAGCCCGCCGACGGCTCCGATGGCACCGACGGACGATGGCGGATCGCCCGTCGCACCGCACCCGATCGGATCATCTCCACCGTCGATCCCGAGGCCCGTCACATCCACAAGAGTGGTCAGCAGCGTGACGACGGCTACAAGGCCCACCTGGCCGTCGAGCCGGAGACCGGACTGTTCACCGCCATCACGCTGCGCCCCGGCGCCGGCGCCGCCCATCACGAGGCCGCTGTTGCCCCTGACCTGCTCGCCGCCGAACGTGGCCCGCTGCAGATCCTGGCCGATGCCGCCTACGCCGCCGCCGAACTGCGCGCCACTCTCACCGACGCCGGACACCGGCTGCTGATCAAACCGCCCGCGCTCAAGCCCGCCGTGGTCGGCGGGTTCACTCTGGACGACTTCGTCATCGACACCAGCGCCGGCACGGTCACCTGCCCCGCCGGGCACACTGTCCCGCTCGCCGCCGCCGCGGGCCGCTACCAGCAACGCCGCGCCGCCTTCACCGGGTTATGCGCCGCCTGTCCGCTGCGCGATCGATGCACCACCGCCAAGACCGGCCGCATCGTGACCATCCGCCCGCACCACGACCTGCAGTCCGCCGCCCGCCACCAAGCCGCCACCGGATCGCGATAA
- a CDS encoding S8 family serine peptidase yields MSLGSGLVAAVLAGSVGFATVQAPDDPGGQDSGQAVAQQGSGRSGTVTLLTGDRVVVTPAGHRVEPGPGRRVRYSTRYRDGHLHVYPSDAFALVAQGVLDERLFDVTQLLEWGYGDDRRGDIPLIAQGDVPAPRSARQAGHLSQLGMSAMQVPKESAAEAWKGLVGGARTLSGGKTKLWLDGKRSFSLDRSVKQIGAPQAWQQGLTGKGVTVAVLDSGYDPDHPDLKGVVTQARDFTGGTDARDNVGHGTHVASIVAGAGEKQRGVAPDAKIALGKVGDRMMFESHILAGMEWAAVEVKAKVVNMSLGGPDTPDADPLEQAVDTLSERIGALFVISAGNDGLAGTVGSPGSADAALTVGAVDRDDMKASFSSAGPRKGDHAIKPDVTAPGVEITAAAAAGTADGSYVAHSGTSMAAPHVAGAAAILAQRHPDWNGARLKAALIGSAAPNGSATPYQEGAGKVDLVRALAQPVVETTGNVWAAFPWNGTGERVATKTLTYTNSGDTPITLDLTTSNDVLRLEHQRLEVPAKGEASVTLTIHAEGKAPGDYPATVTARSGDIVMRTLAGAYVEPESYDLTVKAVGKEGQPLFVSSGEVYDLKTGRWELLFFQRGVAKVRLPKGDWNLYADVGDDEVTMTAHQAVPLTDADREVTLDVREGRAVRFAVDEPTAQQADLLEMNLINGSWMFGFMVGGGGMTYYALPVRTSGLTYLARTVWHKKDTRPSPYRYDLVHYHENGIPDDPTYTARTSELVKVEASYRAPGTAAQARAYVGVRLPGHPWNLVFPYPSPAMDLPGTMTHYRTPGFAWTTEVWTGTHVVAGTTGVLKRGTVKETWNAAVTGPAFGTPAGDRDGDRLRFSADRLFTDAASLTGADSATTGTLTLARGGAVLARADLAGCAYLQPARCLLDARQLPAEAADYTLTASAQRQGTLSTGIESVWTFRSERTAEARALPLMAVRYVPAGLDDHNRAKPRSLTRIPIRVERNPGAEEARVRTIKLEASFDDGGSWRPVPVVPSGSGWAALLANPATTGYLSLRATVADTRGGRVTQTVTRAYAVG; encoded by the coding sequence ATGAGCTTAGGCAGTGGCTTGGTCGCCGCCGTCCTGGCCGGGTCGGTGGGATTCGCGACCGTGCAGGCGCCCGACGATCCCGGCGGGCAGGACTCCGGGCAGGCGGTCGCGCAGCAGGGGAGCGGCCGGTCGGGCACGGTGACCCTGCTCACCGGCGACCGGGTTGTCGTCACCCCCGCCGGTCACCGGGTGGAGCCGGGGCCGGGCAGGCGGGTCCGCTACTCCACCCGGTACCGTGACGGGCACCTGCATGTCTATCCGTCCGACGCGTTCGCGCTGGTGGCGCAGGGGGTGCTGGACGAGCGGCTGTTCGACGTGACGCAGCTGCTGGAGTGGGGGTACGGCGACGATCGGCGGGGCGACATCCCGTTGATCGCGCAGGGGGACGTGCCCGCCCCGCGGAGCGCGAGGCAGGCCGGGCACCTGTCCCAGTTGGGCATGTCGGCCATGCAGGTGCCGAAGGAGAGCGCGGCCGAGGCGTGGAAGGGCCTGGTCGGCGGCGCCCGGACGTTGAGCGGCGGGAAGACGAAGCTGTGGCTGGACGGCAAGCGCTCGTTCAGCCTGGACCGGAGCGTCAAGCAGATCGGCGCTCCGCAGGCGTGGCAGCAGGGCCTGACGGGCAAGGGCGTCACGGTGGCCGTGCTGGACTCCGGCTACGACCCCGACCACCCCGATCTGAAGGGTGTGGTCACGCAGGCGCGGGACTTCACCGGTGGCACCGACGCGCGGGACAACGTGGGCCACGGCACGCATGTGGCGTCGATCGTCGCGGGCGCGGGAGAGAAGCAGCGCGGCGTGGCCCCGGACGCGAAGATCGCCCTCGGCAAGGTGGGGGATCGGATGATGTTCGAGTCCCACATTCTGGCCGGCATGGAGTGGGCCGCCGTGGAGGTCAAGGCCAAGGTCGTCAACATGAGCCTCGGCGGCCCGGACACGCCCGACGCGGACCCGCTGGAGCAGGCGGTCGACACGCTGTCGGAGCGGATCGGCGCGCTGTTCGTGATCTCCGCAGGGAACGACGGGCTCGCCGGGACGGTGGGCAGTCCCGGCAGCGCCGACGCCGCTCTGACCGTGGGCGCGGTGGATCGGGACGACATGAAGGCGTCCTTCTCCAGCGCCGGGCCCCGCAAGGGCGATCACGCGATCAAGCCGGACGTGACCGCGCCGGGTGTGGAGATCACGGCCGCCGCCGCGGCGGGCACCGCGGACGGGTCGTACGTGGCGCACAGTGGCACGTCGATGGCGGCGCCGCACGTGGCGGGCGCGGCGGCGATCCTGGCGCAGCGGCATCCCGACTGGAACGGGGCACGGCTGAAGGCGGCGCTCATCGGCAGCGCCGCCCCGAACGGGAGCGCCACGCCGTACCAGGAGGGGGCGGGCAAGGTGGACCTGGTCCGCGCCCTGGCCCAGCCCGTGGTGGAGACGACCGGCAACGTGTGGGCGGCGTTCCCCTGGAACGGCACGGGGGAGCGGGTGGCCACCAAGACCCTCACCTACACCAACTCCGGCGACACCCCGATCACCCTGGACCTCACCACCTCCAACGACGTGCTGCGCCTGGAGCACCAGCGGCTCGAGGTGCCCGCCAAGGGGGAGGCCTCGGTCACGTTGACGATCCACGCCGAGGGCAAGGCCCCCGGCGACTACCCGGCCACCGTCACCGCCAGGTCCGGCGACATCGTGATGCGCACCCTCGCGGGCGCGTACGTGGAGCCCGAGTCGTACGACCTGACCGTCAAGGCCGTCGGCAAGGAGGGCCAGCCGCTCTTCGTGAGCTCCGGCGAGGTCTACGACCTCAAGACCGGACGCTGGGAGCTGCTGTTCTTCCAGCGTGGCGTGGCGAAGGTCCGCCTGCCGAAGGGCGACTGGAACCTCTACGCCGACGTGGGCGACGACGAGGTGACCATGACCGCGCACCAGGCCGTGCCGTTGACCGACGCCGACCGCGAGGTGACGCTCGACGTGCGGGAGGGCAGGGCGGTGAGGTTCGCGGTGGACGAGCCGACCGCTCAGCAGGCCGATCTGCTGGAGATGAACCTGATCAACGGGTCCTGGATGTTCGGGTTCATGGTCGGCGGCGGCGGGATGACCTACTACGCGCTCCCTGTCAGAACGTCGGGTCTGACGTACCTGGCCAGGACCGTCTGGCACAAGAAAGACACCCGGCCGAGCCCGTACCGCTACGACCTGGTCCATTACCACGAGAATGGCATCCCGGACGACCCCACCTACACGGCGCGGACGAGCGAGCTGGTGAAGGTGGAGGCGAGCTACCGGGCTCCCGGCACGGCCGCCCAGGCCCGGGCATACGTGGGCGTCCGGCTTCCGGGGCACCCCTGGAACCTCGTCTTCCCCTACCCCAGCCCCGCCATGGACCTGCCCGGGACGATGACGCACTACCGGACGCCCGGGTTCGCCTGGACGACGGAGGTGTGGACGGGCACGCACGTCGTGGCCGGCACGACCGGGGTCCTCAAACGCGGCACCGTCAAGGAGACCTGGAACGCCGCCGTGACCGGCCCCGCGTTCGGCACACCGGCCGGCGATCGCGACGGTGACCGGCTGCGTTTCAGCGCCGACCGGCTCTTCACCGACGCAGCCTCCCTCACCGGCGCCGACAGCGCCACCACCGGCACGCTCACCCTGGCCCGCGGCGGTGCGGTGCTCGCCAGGGCGGACCTGGCCGGGTGCGCCTACCTCCAGCCCGCCCGATGCCTGCTGGACGCCCGTCAGCTCCCAGCCGAGGCGGCCGACTACACGCTGACCGCGTCCGCCCAGCGGCAGGGCACTCTGTCCACGGGCATCGAGTCGGTGTGGACGTTCCGCTCGGAGCGGACCGCCGAGGCGCGAGCGCTGCCCCTGATGGCGGTCCGCTACGTCCCCGCCGGGCTGGACGACCACAATCGCGCCAAGCCCCGGTCGCTGACTCGAATTCCCATCCGTGTCGAGCGCAACCCCGGCGCGGAAGAGGCGCGGGTCAGGACGATCAAGCTGGAGGCGTCGTTCGACGACGGCGGAAGCTGGCGTCCGGTGCCGGTGGTCCCGTCCGGCTCCGGCTGGGCCGCGCTGCTGGCCAACCCGGCTACCACCGGGTACCTATCCCTGCGCGCCACTGTCGCCGACACCCGAGGCGGCCGTGTGACGCAGACCGTGACGCGCGCGTACGCGGTGGGCTGA
- a CDS encoding recombinase family protein, producing the protein MRWRAGRSDVAVTDASVYDWNNPFGRRFLQTLAMVAEFEANLGHLRTREGMAWRRRTASSVGPRHPATGHLATGPRRAARGPRRHHHIRTGARASRAPAAPGGAAGPRSCRRSSQTESVAGTPARGRGGPARTRRRSRHCEARPGLDQCHMADR; encoded by the coding sequence GTGCGATGGCGGGCGGGACGCTCGGATGTGGCCGTCACTGACGCGTCCGTCTACGACTGGAACAACCCGTTCGGGCGGCGGTTCCTGCAGACCCTGGCCATGGTCGCCGAGTTCGAGGCCAACCTCGGGCACCTGCGAACCCGCGAAGGCATGGCCTGGCGAAGAAGAACGGCAAGCTCAGTCGGCCCACGGCATCCAGCCACCGGACACCTCGCAACGGGACCTCGCCGAGCTGCGCGAGGGCCGCGTCGTCATCACCATATCCGTACCGGCGCACGAGCCTCCCGAGCACCTGCGGCGCCAGGCGGCGCAGCAGGTCCTCGATCGTGTCGTCGCTCATCGCAGACGGAATCAGTGGCCGGAACCCCAGCACGTGGCCGAGGCGGTCCTGCGCGAACACGACGTAGATCTCGGCACTGCGAAGCGCGGCCGGGGCTGGACCAATGCCACATGGCTGACCGATGA
- a CDS encoding CU044_5270 family protein, with product MNEMEELGRLWADTPEPSAHDLAASRAALMSTVARPGGRGVLARPRGRGVLARSGAFLRTRRVALAGAMAAALTVGILAAQVGLGGSDPGNPLAAPPADAQTLLKLAARAAAEQPDTVPARGQYVHTRRLTQRSLFTADEAGTLQYSKVLVNEERWEAADVGRPWLSREQAVSATGPAPRNRWDHGVEDTVYEPATCPGQPAYARLRSWPTDPAQVRARIVADTGADPLRMWSSLQGLVAESVVRPSLSAALYQVAAGLDGIVLIPGTVDVAGRPGLAVGMDQGDGTRSDLIFDGRTYRYLGERTVNTRDRKAKLPFGEVIKRKGTANGTAVLTVDVVPGLPEVSPNASRMQIPC from the coding sequence ATGAATGAGATGGAGGAGCTCGGCCGCCTGTGGGCCGACACGCCCGAGCCGAGCGCGCACGACCTGGCGGCCTCCCGGGCTGCCCTGATGTCCACGGTCGCCCGTCCCGGCGGACGGGGAGTGCTCGCCCGTCCGCGTGGCCGTGGGGTGCTCGCCCGTTCCGGCGCCTTCCTGCGTACCAGGCGAGTCGCCCTGGCCGGCGCCATGGCGGCGGCACTCACCGTCGGCATCCTCGCCGCCCAGGTGGGCCTGGGCGGCTCCGATCCGGGCAACCCGCTCGCCGCGCCTCCCGCCGACGCTCAGACGCTGCTCAAGCTGGCCGCGCGGGCCGCCGCCGAGCAGCCGGACACAGTGCCGGCCCGCGGCCAGTACGTGCACACCAGGAGGCTGACCCAGCGCAGCCTGTTCACGGCGGACGAGGCCGGCACGCTGCAGTACAGCAAGGTGCTGGTCAACGAGGAACGCTGGGAGGCCGCCGACGTCGGCAGACCCTGGCTGAGCCGCGAGCAGGCCGTGTCGGCCACGGGACCGGCGCCCCGCAACCGCTGGGACCATGGCGTCGAGGACACCGTGTACGAGCCCGCGACCTGCCCCGGCCAACCGGCCTACGCTCGGCTGCGCAGCTGGCCCACGGACCCCGCGCAGGTGCGCGCGAGGATCGTGGCCGACACGGGCGCGGATCCGCTGCGCATGTGGTCCTCCCTCCAGGGCCTGGTCGCCGAGTCGGTGGTTCGCCCCAGCCTGAGCGCCGCGCTCTACCAGGTGGCCGCGGGGCTGGACGGCATCGTGCTCATCCCCGGCACCGTGGACGTCGCCGGCCGGCCCGGCCTGGCCGTCGGGATGGACCAGGGCGACGGCACTCGCTCGGACCTCATCTTCGACGGGCGCACCTATCGCTACCTGGGCGAGCGCACGGTGAACACCAGGGACAGAAAGGCGAAACTGCCCTTCGGCGAGGTCATCAAGAGGAAGGGCACGGCGAACGGCACCGCGGTGCTCACCGTCGATGTCGTCCCCGGTCTGCCCGAGGTGTCGCCGAACGCGTCCCGCATGCAGATCCCCTGCTGA
- a CDS encoding RNA polymerase sigma factor — protein MAEPATAEAADTDLIRRSLREPQAFAALFDRHAPALHRYAARRLGPEAAEDVVSETFLAAFEHRHRYRSCQADARPWLYGIASNVIGKRRRREAARYRAYVRGGVHPVEIGGGLVEDGVSTLAVNKPLVAALAGLGAGDRDTLLLVAWAGLTYEEVAEALDVPVGTVRSRLNRARKKIRQALEGTDHE, from the coding sequence ATGGCCGAACCGGCGACAGCCGAGGCCGCCGACACCGACCTGATCCGCCGCTCCCTGCGGGAGCCGCAGGCATTCGCCGCGCTGTTCGACCGGCATGCTCCCGCCCTGCACCGTTACGCGGCCCGCAGGCTCGGTCCGGAAGCGGCCGAGGACGTGGTCTCCGAGACGTTCCTGGCGGCGTTCGAGCACCGGCACCGCTACCGGTCCTGCCAGGCCGACGCCCGGCCCTGGTTGTACGGCATCGCCTCGAACGTGATCGGCAAGAGGCGCAGGCGCGAGGCGGCCCGTTACCGGGCGTACGTGCGTGGTGGCGTACACCCGGTGGAGATCGGCGGCGGGCTGGTGGAGGACGGCGTGAGCACGCTCGCGGTGAACAAGCCGCTGGTGGCGGCCCTGGCCGGGTTAGGCGCCGGCGACCGGGACACGCTGCTGCTGGTGGCGTGGGCGGGGCTGACGTACGAGGAGGTGGCCGAGGCGCTGGACGTCCCGGTCGGGACTGTCCGCTCCCGGCTCAACCGGGCGCGCAAGAAGATCCGGCAGGCTCTGGAAGGGACAGACCATGAATGA
- a CDS encoding FAD-dependent oxidoreductase yields the protein MPHQPDLVLPEVDQSGAALPVVVIGAGPVGLAAAAHLIERGLPFVVLESGPVAGSSVRQWGHVRMFSPWRYNTDAAAVRLLHASGWTAPDLEALPTGQDLVSAYMEPLAGLDVIAPQVRYGARVSAISRLDVDRLRTAGRETAPFVVRMQDGSEITARAVIDASGTWATPNVLGANGLPAHGEHEAADWIEDALPDVLGADRDRFTGRHTVVVGAGHSAATTLLAFADLVEQAPGTRVTWAVRADAPDRAYGGGDDDALPARGSLGSGLRLLVDKGLVELAAGFTVNAVHVLNNGTVELRSRRPGAPDRTIKADHVVAATGYRPDHSIAAELRLDLDPILGTTRLLAPLIDPNDHSCGTVRPHGVDELAHPEPGYYAIGMKSYGRAPTFLLATGYEQARSVVAALAGDWAAARDVQLDLPETGVCSVTLAVRAITDDFGLPPDTPAKLVAATTRHLDRHTNPADAVMAAAAELGIAPAAAVKLAALAG from the coding sequence ATGCCTCATCAGCCTGACCTCGTCCTGCCCGAAGTCGATCAGTCCGGCGCAGCTCTGCCGGTCGTCGTGATCGGCGCCGGGCCGGTCGGCTTGGCCGCGGCCGCCCACCTGATCGAGCGTGGCCTGCCCTTCGTCGTCCTGGAGTCCGGTCCCGTCGCCGGCTCCTCGGTGCGCCAGTGGGGACACGTGCGCATGTTCAGCCCGTGGCGCTACAACACCGACGCCGCCGCGGTGCGCCTGCTGCACGCCTCCGGATGGACGGCGCCCGACCTCGAGGCGCTGCCCACCGGCCAGGATCTCGTCTCCGCCTACATGGAGCCGCTGGCCGGGCTCGACGTCATCGCTCCGCAGGTCCGCTACGGGGCGCGCGTGTCCGCGATCAGCCGCCTGGACGTCGACCGGCTCCGGACAGCCGGCCGCGAGACCGCACCGTTCGTCGTGCGGATGCAGGACGGCAGCGAGATCACCGCGCGAGCGGTGATCGACGCCTCCGGCACCTGGGCGACCCCGAACGTGCTCGGCGCCAACGGCCTGCCCGCCCACGGCGAGCATGAGGCGGCCGACTGGATCGAGGACGCGCTGCCCGACGTGCTCGGCGCCGACCGCGACCGGTTCACGGGCAGGCACACGGTGGTGGTCGGGGCCGGACACTCGGCCGCCACCACGCTCCTCGCGTTCGCCGACCTGGTGGAGCAGGCGCCCGGCACCCGCGTCACCTGGGCCGTCCGCGCCGACGCGCCCGACCGCGCCTACGGCGGCGGGGACGACGACGCCCTGCCCGCCCGCGGCTCCCTCGGCTCGGGCCTGCGCCTGCTCGTCGACAAGGGCCTCGTCGAGCTGGCAGCGGGCTTCACGGTGAACGCCGTCCACGTCCTGAACAACGGCACCGTCGAACTCCGCTCCCGCCGGCCCGGAGCCCCCGACCGGACCATCAAAGCCGACCACGTCGTCGCCGCCACCGGCTACCGGCCGGACCACTCCATCGCCGCCGAGCTGCGCCTCGACCTGGACCCCATCCTCGGCACCACCCGCCTGCTCGCTCCCCTGATCGACCCCAACGACCACTCCTGCGGCACCGTCCGCCCCCACGGCGTCGACGAACTGGCCCACCCCGAGCCCGGCTACTACGCCATCGGAATGAAGAGCTACGGCCGCGCTCCCACCTTTCTGCTGGCCACCGGCTACGAGCAGGCCCGCTCCGTCGTCGCCGCCCTGGCCGGAGACTGGGCGGCCGCCCGCGACGTCCAGCTCGACCTGCCCGAAACCGGAGTCTGCTCGGTCACCCTGGCCGTGCGCGCCATCACCGACGACTTCGGCCTGCCGCCGGACACCCCCGCCAAGCTCGTCGCCGCCACCACCCGCCACCTCGACCGGCACACCAACCCCGCCGACGCGGTGATGGCAGCGGCGGCCGAGCTGGGCATCGCCCCTGCGGCAGCCGTCAAGCTGGCAGCCCTCGCCGGATAG
- a CDS encoding flavin-containing monooxygenase gives MSSSEAFETLDVVVIGGGQSGLAAARALLEAGLRPVVLEAGDQAIGSWPAYYDSLTLFSPARHSTLPGLPFPGDPDHHPHRDEVVTYLTRFADQVQAGGGEIRTRTRVEAVEPDGRGGFVVRTADGSQLHARGVVAASGSFGNPHVPALPGQDAFTGRLLHVADYREPKSYTGRRVVVVGGGNSAVQVGHELAEVATVTLATHAPIAFAPQVIGGHDIHHWLTTTGFDQLPPAWLAPLLSAPLVLDEGHYQAAFEAGRWDRKPMFTGFDGDRVIWADGTPERVDTVLFATGYRPNLGYLRPLGALDDTGAPLHAGGISTTCPGLVYVGLEFQRSFASNTLRGVIHDAEYVTAPLAAHVRGSAAAVFGGA, from the coding sequence ATGAGTTCTTCGGAAGCGTTCGAGACCCTTGATGTCGTTGTCATCGGCGGCGGTCAGTCCGGCCTGGCCGCCGCGCGCGCCCTGTTGGAGGCCGGACTGCGCCCCGTCGTCCTGGAGGCCGGTGACCAGGCCATCGGCTCGTGGCCCGCGTACTACGACAGCCTCACCCTGTTCTCTCCCGCCCGGCACAGCACGCTGCCCGGCCTGCCGTTCCCGGGCGATCCCGACCACCACCCGCACCGCGACGAGGTCGTCACCTACCTGACCCGCTTCGCCGACCAGGTGCAGGCCGGCGGCGGCGAGATCCGTACCCGGACCCGGGTGGAGGCCGTCGAACCCGACGGCCGGGGCGGCTTCGTCGTGCGCACCGCGGACGGCTCGCAGCTGCACGCCCGGGGCGTGGTGGCGGCCAGCGGTTCCTTCGGCAACCCGCACGTTCCGGCCCTGCCCGGCCAGGACGCCTTCACGGGGCGGCTGCTGCACGTGGCCGACTACCGCGAGCCCAAGTCGTACACCGGCCGGCGTGTCGTCGTCGTCGGCGGCGGCAACTCCGCCGTCCAGGTCGGGCACGAACTCGCCGAGGTCGCCACCGTCACCCTGGCCACCCATGCCCCCATCGCCTTCGCGCCCCAGGTCATCGGCGGGCACGACATCCACCACTGGCTCACCACCACCGGCTTCGACCAGCTTCCGCCCGCCTGGCTGGCACCGCTGCTCAGCGCACCCCTGGTGCTCGACGAGGGCCACTACCAGGCCGCGTTCGAGGCCGGCCGGTGGGACCGCAAGCCCATGTTCACCGGCTTCGACGGCGACCGGGTGATCTGGGCCGACGGCACGCCCGAGCGGGTCGACACCGTGCTGTTCGCCACCGGCTACCGGCCGAACCTCGGCTACCTGCGCCCGCTCGGCGCCCTCGACGACACCGGCGCGCCCCTGCACGCGGGCGGCATCTCCACCACCTGCCCCGGGCTCGTCTACGTCGGCCTGGAGTTCCAGCGCTCCTTCGCCTCCAACACCCTGCGCGGGGTGATCCACGACGCCGAATACGTCACCGCCCCGCTGGCCGCCCACGTGCGCGGCAGCGCGGCCGCGGTCTTCGGAGGGGCCTGA
- a CDS encoding ArsR/SmtB family transcription factor, translating into MTMSTDGIELTEAARGFLKAMASDTRQQILMLFAGGIELTVNEVAERMNLAQSAASTHLATLRDGGVLTSRREWKAVYYRADPARIGQALSDLQISLRACCPPTDCSPSGCG; encoded by the coding sequence ATGACCATGAGCACGGATGGGATCGAGCTGACCGAGGCGGCGCGCGGGTTTCTCAAGGCGATGGCCAGTGACACGCGTCAGCAGATCCTCATGCTGTTCGCCGGCGGGATCGAGTTGACGGTCAACGAGGTCGCCGAACGTATGAACCTTGCCCAGTCGGCTGCCTCCACCCATCTGGCCACCCTGCGCGATGGCGGCGTGTTGACATCCCGCCGGGAGTGGAAGGCGGTCTACTACCGGGCCGACCCGGCTCGCATCGGTCAGGCGTTGAGCGACCTGCAGATCTCCCTCCGGGCGTGCTGCCCACCCACCGATTGCTCCCCAAGCGGCTGCGGCTGA